A single region of the Verrucomicrobiota bacterium genome encodes:
- a CDS encoding IS110 family transposase — MNKVVAGIDLHSNNAMVGLLAEDGRRLGHQKLQCDLKQIVQFLDPYKDRLESVAVESTYNWYWLVDGLKAQGYPVVLANPAKIDQYSGIKHADDKNDAYFLAELSRLKILPTGYVYDPILRPVRDLLRRRMSLVRQRTALMLSFKSLYTRTTGQAMELGRLKKMTLSEATALYDHPANQLIAQEQKRHMEALTQSIDKIEQAVIKDAQDIPYYPKLKTLPGVGIILGMTITMEVGDVGRFADAGHFASYCRTVDSQRTSNGKKKGDNNQKCGNKYLAWAFVEAAHFARRTDELCRRWYDRKAAKTSTVIATKALACKLAKAAWYLMAEQTDYDPKRVFPELAMKTQH; from the coding sequence ATGAACAAAGTTGTGGCAGGAATCGATCTACACAGCAACAACGCGATGGTAGGCCTGCTGGCCGAGGACGGACGGCGGCTGGGTCATCAGAAACTCCAGTGCGATCTCAAACAGATCGTGCAGTTTTTGGATCCGTACAAAGACCGGCTGGAAAGCGTGGCCGTGGAATCGACTTACAACTGGTATTGGCTGGTGGATGGGCTCAAAGCCCAAGGCTATCCCGTGGTGCTGGCCAATCCGGCCAAGATCGATCAATACAGCGGGATCAAACACGCCGACGACAAGAACGATGCGTATTTTCTGGCGGAGCTGTCGCGGCTGAAGATTTTGCCCACCGGTTACGTGTACGATCCGATCTTGCGCCCGGTGCGGGATTTATTGCGGCGGCGGATGAGTCTGGTGCGTCAGCGGACGGCCCTGATGCTCAGTTTCAAAAGTCTCTACACCCGGACCACAGGCCAAGCGATGGAGTTGGGCCGCTTGAAAAAGATGACACTGAGTGAGGCCACCGCGCTCTACGACCACCCGGCCAATCAACTGATTGCGCAGGAGCAGAAACGTCACATGGAGGCCTTGACGCAGAGCATCGACAAGATTGAGCAAGCCGTGATCAAAGATGCCCAAGACATTCCGTACTATCCCAAGCTCAAGACGCTGCCCGGAGTGGGGATCATTCTGGGGATGACGATCACGATGGAAGTGGGAGATGTCGGACGGTTTGCCGATGCGGGCCACTTTGCCAGCTATTGCCGGACGGTGGACTCGCAACGGACTTCCAACGGGAAGAAGAAAGGCGACAACAACCAGAAGTGCGGGAACAAGTATTTGGCCTGGGCGTTTGTGGAAGCGGCACATTTTGCGCGGCGCACGGACGAGTTGTGCCGGCGGTGGTATGACCGCAAGGCCGCCAAGACCAGCACGGTGATCGCGACCAAAGCGCTGGCGTGCAAGCTGGCCAAGGCGGCCTGGTATCTGATGGCCGAGCAGACCGACTATGATCCCAAACGAGTGTTTCCAGAATTAGCGATGAAAACTCAGCATTGA